The DNA window CCCTGATATCCCTTGTTGATCGGCAGGGCAAAGGCGTAGCGGATATTGCCCTCAGCCTCCAGTCTGGCCAGCACCTGCTCACATACTATGCCGCCATCTGCTCTGATCTGAATAAGTGCAGGGCGAATGCCGTTTCGCCTGAGCGCCTCGAGCACCATGTCTACAAATTCGACAATCTCCGTTTTGCCGTTGCTATTGCCGGGCCGAAACAGACCAGCCAGCGGCATCCTCAGCTCAGACAGCGTTGCCACCAGAGGATGGTAACTCAACCGCCCCGCTTTTCTCGGATTATAGCCTTTCCTCGCACCTTGCTGCTCGCCGTAGACCACCTGCACATGGGAGTCAATGTCGATGGTCACTGCGCGCCTCACCTTCCTTTGCCACTGAGGACTTTTGGCGAAAAAACGCCCCACAAAGGCCTCGTGCATAGACCACAGAGAGGAAAGCCTTCTTACTCCTTCATCATCGAGCATCTCCTCTCCAGGGGCAAAGCGGTGCAGGGTGTCGTAAAGCGTATCCTGACTGGGAAACTCCTCCAGACCGGCAAGCTCCAGTACCAGGGGATCTTGGGCTATCTCATCAGATTGGCTAATTCTTTTGATCCCGGCACATCTCAGCGCCAGATGCGCGCAGATCAGATCCGCCGAACTGTATTTCCGTTTCTTCTTGGGCAAATCAAGGTGTCCTTCGACCAACTCTCGCATGCCAAACCAGTTGGCAAAT is part of the Deltaproteobacteria bacterium genome and encodes:
- a CDS encoding IS1380 family transposase gives rise to the protein MKKTIPEIRVRFQQKTYTSRAGVKPLTRFANWFGMRELVEGHLDLPKKKRKYSSADLICAHLALRCAGIKRISQSDEIAQDPLVLELAGLEEFPSQDTLYDTLHRFAPGEEMLDDEGVRRLSSLWSMHEAFVGRFFAKSPQWQRKVRRAVTIDIDSHVQVVYGEQQGARKGYNPRKAGRLSYHPLVATLSELRMPLAGLFRPGNSNGKTEIVEFVDMVLEALRRNGIRPALIQIRADGGIVCEQVLARLEAEGNIRYAFALPINKGYQGRLGGLRYREIIAGVEVAEFCSGGRGSRWSRKRRIVVVRHCIAHFGDKAQGKLFEDLPGYRYQLIVTNMRCTAELVWRFYNGRADSENVIKDLIEGVGLDAIPTGRYLANAANFWLIMIVQTLLAAYRVLVARAVTGKMLMVRTLRERFLFWGGQIVRHARRVYLNMSRGSPEAAKFLALWQRLDALGAP